One Ethanoligenens harbinense YUAN-3 genomic window carries:
- a CDS encoding DNA gyrase subunit A: MPPKDEHSKKRAGSTKVRIEGAGKVLSEPITHTLTANYMPYAMSVIISRAIPEIDGFKPSHRKILYTMYKMGLLSGARTKSANVVGQTMRLNPHGDMAIYETMVRLSRGNEALLHAYVDSKGNFGKAYSRDMAFAASRYTEVKLDPICNELFRDIDKKTVDFVDNYDSTMQEPVLLPAAFPSILINSNIGIAVGMASSICPFNLTEVCETTIRLMKDPAADLLPLLKAPDFPGGGLVLYDADTLRSVYETGRGSLRVRARYQLDKAGRFIEITEIPPTTTVEAIMDRIVELVKTGKVREIADIRDETDLSGLKLTIDLKRGADGDKLMSRLFRLTPLEDTFGCNFNVLVGGRPQVLGVRGLLRAWTAFRMDCVRRRLRFDLGRAKDRLHLLRGLEKILLDIDKAVRIVRETDEESEVVPNLMIGFGIDEVQAEFVAEIKLRHFNRAYILEKTQEIEQLEREIADLEATLGEDARMLRLIADELRAIVKKYGRPRRSLILYDVKEETAPDEEEIPAYPVTLFLTREGYFKKITPQSLRMSGEQKLKESDALVQTVESTNGCELLFFTDRCQVYKSSVSEFEDGKASVLGDYLPARLGFDEGEALRRMVVAKQYDGWLLFIYANGKAAKVELASYKTKTRRRKLVNAYSDKESLVAMFHLTEDREVVLTSSAGKMLLLDTGAVPVKTTHTTQGVTAMTLKPGQAVTDAQLYEEGTFKNPGRYRVRNLPGAGQMPAREDTMGEQLHF; encoded by the coding sequence ATGCCACCCAAAGACGAACATTCCAAGAAACGTGCAGGCAGCACAAAGGTGCGCATCGAAGGCGCGGGCAAAGTGCTCAGTGAACCCATTACGCACACCCTCACCGCCAACTATATGCCCTATGCCATGAGCGTCATCATCTCCCGCGCCATCCCGGAGATCGACGGGTTCAAGCCTTCGCACCGCAAAATACTATACACGATGTATAAAATGGGCCTTTTGTCCGGGGCGCGTACCAAATCAGCCAACGTGGTGGGGCAGACCATGCGGCTCAACCCGCATGGCGATATGGCCATCTACGAAACGATGGTGCGCCTTTCGCGCGGGAACGAGGCACTGCTGCACGCGTATGTGGATTCCAAAGGCAACTTCGGTAAGGCGTATTCGCGCGATATGGCGTTTGCCGCGTCCCGTTATACGGAGGTCAAACTCGACCCGATCTGCAATGAGCTGTTCCGTGACATCGACAAAAAAACGGTCGATTTTGTGGATAACTATGACAGCACCATGCAGGAGCCGGTGCTGTTGCCGGCAGCCTTCCCATCCATTCTCATCAACTCGAACATCGGCATCGCGGTGGGCATGGCCAGTTCTATCTGTCCGTTTAATCTGACCGAGGTTTGCGAAACGACCATACGCCTGATGAAAGACCCGGCGGCCGACCTCCTGCCGCTGCTCAAAGCGCCCGATTTTCCGGGCGGCGGGCTGGTGCTCTACGACGCGGACACGCTTCGCTCCGTCTACGAGACCGGCCGAGGCAGCCTGCGGGTGCGTGCTCGCTACCAACTGGACAAAGCCGGGCGTTTCATCGAGATCACCGAGATACCGCCCACCACTACGGTGGAGGCGATCATGGACCGCATCGTGGAGCTGGTCAAGACAGGCAAAGTGCGCGAGATCGCCGATATCCGCGACGAAACCGACCTTTCCGGTTTGAAACTGACCATCGACCTCAAGCGCGGTGCGGACGGAGACAAGCTGATGTCCCGCCTGTTCCGTCTCACGCCGCTGGAAGATACGTTCGGCTGCAATTTCAATGTGCTGGTAGGCGGACGGCCGCAGGTGCTGGGCGTGCGCGGCCTGCTGCGGGCTTGGACGGCGTTTCGCATGGACTGTGTGCGCCGCCGCCTGCGTTTCGACCTAGGGCGCGCCAAAGACCGGCTGCACCTGCTGCGCGGCCTCGAAAAGATTCTGTTGGACATTGACAAGGCCGTGCGCATTGTGCGGGAAACCGACGAGGAATCCGAAGTGGTGCCCAACCTGATGATCGGCTTTGGCATCGACGAGGTGCAGGCAGAATTCGTCGCAGAGATCAAATTGCGGCATTTCAACCGTGCGTATATTCTGGAAAAGACACAGGAGATCGAGCAACTGGAAAGAGAAATTGCCGACTTGGAGGCAACGCTGGGGGAAGACGCCCGGATGCTCCGACTGATCGCGGACGAACTGCGCGCCATCGTCAAAAAATACGGCAGGCCGCGGCGCAGCCTCATTCTCTACGATGTGAAGGAGGAAACGGCCCCGGACGAGGAGGAAATTCCAGCGTATCCGGTCACGCTGTTCCTCACGCGCGAGGGGTATTTTAAGAAGATTACGCCGCAGTCGCTGCGTATGTCCGGCGAGCAGAAGCTCAAGGAAAGCGACGCGCTGGTGCAAACGGTGGAAAGCACCAATGGCTGCGAGCTGCTCTTTTTCACCGACCGTTGCCAGGTCTATAAATCGTCCGTATCCGAGTTTGAGGACGGAAAAGCCAGCGTGTTGGGTGATTATCTGCCCGCCAGGCTGGGGTTTGACGAGGGCGAGGCCCTGCGGCGGATGGTCGTCGCCAAACAGTATGACGGCTGGCTGCTGTTCATTTATGCAAACGGCAAGGCAGCCAAGGTGGAACTGGCGTCCTACAAGACCAAGACCCGCCGCCGTAAGCTGGTAAATGCCTACAGCGACAAGGAATCACTGGTGGCGATGTTTCACCTGACGGAAGATCGGGAAGTTGTGCTCACATCGTCTGCGGGCAAAATGCTGCTGCTGGACACCGGCGCGGTGCCGGTCAAAACCACGCACACTACGCAGGGCGTGACGGCCATGACGCTCAAGCCAGGCCAGGCAGTCACCGACGCGCAGCTCTATGAGGAAGGCACATTCAAAAATCCGGGGCGCTACCGTGTGCGGAACCTGCCGGGCGCGGGGCAGATGCCCGC
- a CDS encoding DNA gyrase/topoisomerase IV subunit B translates to MARARSQTYGNDSISTLKGAERVRKRPGVIFGSDGLEGCEHSIFEILSNSIDEAREGYGNRIIVTRFADHSVQVEDFGRGVPVDYNPAEKRFNWELVYCELYAGGKYNTQAGESYEYSLGLNGLGACATQYASRYMDVISRRDGMEYTLHFERGENVGGLQKKKSKDKTTGTVQRWLPDLDVFTDIDVPLAFYQDMLKRQAVVNPGLRFLLRDETPDGFETCEFYYENGIEDYVRELAGEDALTPVQSISCERQGRDRADKPEYKVKIAVAFCFHNSANRLEYYHNSSYLEHGGAPEKAVRSAFLSQIDALLKQSNKYLKNESRISFQDLEDCLLLVSSSFSTITSYENQTKKSITNKFIQEAMTDFLRHSLEVYFIENPDDANKIAEQVLVNKRSRENAEKTRLNLKKKLSGSLDIANRVQKFVDCRTRDVSKRELYIVEGDSALGACKLGRDATFQAIIPVRGKILNCLKADYAKIFKNDIITDIIKVLGCGVEVNTRANKDMHGFSLEQLRWNKVVICTDADVDGYQIRTLILTMLYRLVPTLIREGYVYIAESPLYEINEKSMTYFAYTEPEKSTILAKLKGKKYTVQRSKGLGENEPDMMWETTMNPETRRLIRVLPDDVEKTVEVFDMLLGNNLAERKQYIAEHGEEYIDLADVS, encoded by the coding sequence ATGGCCAGGGCACGAAGCCAAACTTATGGAAACGACAGCATTTCCACCTTGAAAGGCGCCGAACGTGTGCGCAAACGCCCGGGCGTGATTTTCGGCTCGGATGGGCTGGAGGGCTGCGAGCATTCCATTTTTGAAATATTGAGCAACTCCATCGACGAGGCGCGCGAAGGCTACGGCAACCGCATCATCGTCACGCGGTTTGCCGATCATTCGGTGCAGGTGGAGGATTTCGGTCGCGGCGTACCGGTGGATTACAACCCCGCCGAGAAACGCTTCAACTGGGAACTGGTCTATTGCGAGCTGTACGCCGGCGGCAAATACAATACGCAGGCGGGTGAAAGCTATGAGTATTCGCTGGGTCTGAATGGGCTGGGCGCCTGTGCCACACAGTATGCGTCCCGGTATATGGACGTGATCTCCCGGCGCGACGGTATGGAGTATACGCTGCACTTCGAGCGCGGCGAAAACGTCGGCGGCCTGCAAAAGAAAAAGAGTAAGGACAAAACCACCGGTACGGTGCAGCGCTGGCTGCCCGATCTGGACGTATTCACCGATATCGACGTGCCGCTCGCGTTTTATCAGGATATGCTCAAGCGGCAGGCCGTGGTCAACCCCGGCTTGCGGTTCCTCTTGCGCGACGAGACCCCGGACGGCTTTGAGACCTGCGAATTCTATTATGAAAACGGGATCGAGGACTATGTGCGCGAGTTGGCGGGCGAGGACGCGCTCACACCGGTGCAGTCCATTTCCTGCGAACGGCAGGGGCGCGACCGGGCGGACAAGCCGGAATACAAAGTGAAGATCGCGGTGGCGTTCTGCTTCCACAACAGCGCAAACCGTCTCGAATATTACCACAATTCCAGCTATCTGGAGCACGGCGGCGCGCCCGAAAAGGCGGTGCGTTCGGCTTTTCTCTCTCAGATCGACGCGCTGCTCAAGCAGAGCAACAAATACCTGAAAAATGAGAGCCGCATCAGTTTCCAGGACCTTGAGGACTGTCTGCTGCTGGTATCGTCCTCGTTCTCCACGATTACCTCATATGAGAACCAGACCAAAAAATCCATCACCAACAAGTTCATTCAGGAGGCCATGACGGATTTCCTGCGCCATAGTCTGGAAGTTTATTTCATTGAGAATCCGGACGACGCGAACAAGATCGCCGAGCAGGTGCTGGTGAACAAGCGCAGCCGCGAGAACGCCGAAAAGACGCGGCTGAACCTCAAAAAGAAGCTCTCCGGCTCGCTGGATATCGCCAATCGCGTGCAGAAGTTCGTGGATTGCCGCACGCGCGACGTCTCCAAACGGGAACTCTACATCGTGGAGGGCGACTCGGCGCTCGGCGCCTGCAAGCTGGGGCGAGACGCGACGTTCCAGGCCATCATCCCGGTGCGCGGCAAGATTCTCAACTGCCTGAAAGCCGATTACGCCAAGATCTTCAAAAACGACATCATCACCGACATCATCAAGGTGCTGGGCTGCGGCGTGGAGGTAAACACCCGCGCCAACAAGGACATGCATGGCTTTTCGCTGGAGCAGCTGCGTTGGAACAAGGTGGTTATCTGCACCGATGCGGATGTGGACGGCTATCAGATCCGCACGCTCATCCTCACCATGCTCTACCGTCTGGTGCCCACGCTCATCCGCGAGGGATATGTCTACATTGCCGAATCGCCGCTCTATGAGATCAACGAGAAGTCGATGACCTATTTTGCCTATACCGAGCCGGAGAAATCCACCATCCTGGCCAAGCTCAAAGGAAAGAAATATACAGTGCAGCGGTCCAAAGGGCTGGGCGAAAACGAGCCGGACATGATGTGGGAAACCACCATGAACCCAGAAACCCGCCGCCTTATCCGCGTGCTGCCGGACGATGTGGAGAAAACGGTGGAGGTCTTCGATATGCTGCTTGGTAACAATCTGGCTGAGCGCAAGCAGTATATCGCCGAGCACGGCGAGGAATACATTGACCTCGCGGACGTTTCCTAG
- the ftsH gene encoding ATP-dependent zinc metalloprotease FtsH has product MSKNFRGAWVYLILFAVLVLVFFVVEQNQPQDKKIVYSTIVGYFEDNKVNDFTLDLGSGDLVATVNHTEHIKYTVPNIDLFVNEIQPLVNQYNTQNPDNRITYDYIQAWQAPWWFGYLPVLVLAIIMIVFWVFMLNQAGGAGGGKVMSFGKARVKQGTDEKKKTTFDDVAGADEEKEELREIVEFLKNPHKFNELGARIPKGVLLVGPPGTGKTLLAKAVAGEAGVPFFSISGSDFVEMFVGVGASRVRDLFDQAKKSSPCIIFIDEIDAVGRHRGAGLGGGHDEREQTLNQLLVEMDGFGANEGVIIIAATNRPDILDPALLRPGRFDRQVVVGVPDIKGREEILKVHARGKPLAPDVDLKEISKTTVGFTGADLENLLNEAALIAARKSRHVIMMTDIEEAAIKVMVGPEKRSRVITEKEKRLTSVHEAGHAVATRFLPTQNPVQQISIIPRGMAGGFTLSPPVEDKYYTSKTEMFEEICVLLGGRVAESVVLDDISTGASNDIERATDVARKMVTHYGMSERLGPIVFGSGHDEVFLGRDFAQARNYSENVAAEIDSEIKSLVDSAYEKTKEILEAHMDKLKAVADFLMKHEKMSGAEFERFFTEPPIPPSPTVQPAMG; this is encoded by the coding sequence TTGAGCAAAAATTTTCGTGGCGCATGGGTATATCTGATCCTGTTTGCCGTACTGGTATTGGTTTTCTTCGTTGTCGAGCAGAATCAGCCGCAGGACAAGAAGATCGTTTATTCCACCATCGTGGGGTATTTTGAGGACAATAAAGTCAACGATTTTACTCTCGACCTCGGCAGCGGTGATTTGGTGGCCACGGTCAATCATACCGAGCATATCAAGTACACAGTGCCCAATATCGACCTGTTTGTAAATGAGATCCAGCCGCTGGTGAACCAGTACAACACGCAGAATCCGGACAACCGTATCACCTACGATTACATTCAGGCGTGGCAGGCGCCTTGGTGGTTCGGCTATCTGCCCGTGCTGGTGCTGGCCATCATCATGATCGTGTTCTGGGTGTTTATGCTCAATCAGGCGGGCGGTGCCGGGGGCGGCAAGGTGATGTCCTTCGGTAAGGCGCGCGTCAAGCAGGGCACCGACGAGAAAAAGAAGACCACATTTGACGATGTGGCCGGCGCCGACGAGGAAAAAGAAGAGCTGCGCGAAATCGTGGAGTTCCTCAAAAACCCGCACAAGTTCAATGAGCTGGGCGCGCGCATCCCCAAAGGCGTGCTGCTGGTGGGCCCTCCCGGTACCGGTAAAACCCTGCTTGCCAAAGCGGTCGCTGGGGAGGCGGGCGTGCCGTTTTTCTCCATCTCGGGTTCCGATTTCGTGGAAATGTTTGTCGGCGTGGGCGCTTCTCGCGTGCGCGACCTGTTCGACCAGGCAAAAAAGAGTTCCCCCTGCATCATTTTCATCGATGAGATCGACGCGGTGGGCCGTCACCGCGGCGCCGGACTCGGCGGCGGGCACGATGAGCGTGAGCAGACCCTGAACCAGTTGCTTGTGGAGATGGACGGCTTCGGTGCGAACGAAGGCGTCATCATTATCGCCGCCACCAACCGCCCCGATATCCTCGACCCCGCGCTGTTGCGCCCCGGCCGGTTTGACCGGCAGGTGGTCGTGGGCGTCCCCGACATCAAGGGCCGTGAGGAAATCTTGAAGGTGCATGCGCGCGGCAAGCCTCTTGCCCCGGATGTGGATCTCAAGGAGATATCCAAGACGACGGTGGGCTTCACCGGTGCCGACTTGGAAAACCTGCTCAACGAAGCGGCGCTGATTGCGGCGCGCAAGAGCCGCCATGTCATTATGATGACCGATATCGAGGAGGCTGCCATCAAGGTTATGGTCGGCCCCGAGAAACGCTCGCGCGTTATCACCGAGAAAGAAAAGCGGCTCACCTCGGTGCATGAGGCCGGGCACGCGGTGGCTACGCGCTTTTTGCCCACGCAGAACCCCGTGCAGCAGATTTCCATCATTCCGCGCGGCATGGCGGGCGGTTTTACGCTTTCCCCGCCGGTGGAAGACAAATATTATACGTCCAAAACCGAGATGTTCGAGGAAATCTGCGTGTTGCTTGGCGGCCGGGTGGCTGAGAGCGTCGTGCTTGACGATATTTCCACCGGAGCCTCCAACGACATCGAGCGCGCCACCGACGTGGCCCGTAAGATGGTTACGCATTACGGCATGAGCGAGCGCCTGGGGCCGATCGTATTTGGCTCCGGCCACGACGAGGTGTTTTTAGGCCGCGATTTCGCGCAGGCGCGCAACTATTCCGAAAACGTGGCCGCTGAGATCGACAGCGAGATCAAAAGCCTGGTCGATTCGGCCTATGAAAAGACCAAGGAAATCCTGGAAGCGCATATGGACAAACTCAAAGCGGTGGCCGATTTCCTGATGAAGCATGAGAAAATGTCCGGCGCGGAGTTCGAGCGGTTCTTCACCGAGCCGCCGATTCCGCCGTCCCCGACCGTGCAGCCCGCGATGGGTTGA
- the hpt gene encoding hypoxanthine phosphoribosyltransferase: MTEDIEQVLFTEEQIAARVAELGARIRADYANRNLLLVGTLKGAFLFVADLARAVDLPLAVDFVSVSSYGDGVSSNGAIEVRKDLDQPPEGFDVLIVEDIVDSGHTLAFLQDELRAQHAASVEICTLFDKPSGRAVPVEPKYIGFTVPDGFVVGYGMDYAEKYRNLPFVGLLRPEIYGA; the protein is encoded by the coding sequence GTGACGGAGGATATTGAACAGGTTTTGTTCACAGAGGAGCAGATCGCCGCACGGGTGGCGGAGCTCGGCGCGCGGATCCGGGCGGATTACGCGAACAGGAATCTGCTGCTTGTCGGCACGCTGAAGGGTGCGTTCCTGTTCGTTGCGGACCTTGCGCGCGCGGTCGATCTGCCGCTTGCGGTGGATTTTGTGTCGGTTTCCAGTTACGGGGACGGCGTATCGAGCAATGGCGCCATTGAGGTGCGCAAGGATCTCGACCAGCCGCCGGAGGGGTTCGACGTGTTGATCGTGGAAGATATCGTGGACAGCGGGCACACATTGGCCTTCCTGCAGGACGAGCTGCGCGCCCAGCATGCGGCCAGCGTGGAAATCTGCACGCTGTTCGACAAGCCGTCCGGGCGGGCGGTGCCTGTGGAGCCGAAATACATCGGTTTTACCGTGCCGGACGGCTTTGTGGTCGGCTATGGCATGGATTATGCGGAGAAATACCGCAACCTGCCGTTTGTCGGCCTGCTGCGTCCGGAAATATATGGTGCATAA
- the tilS gene encoding tRNA lysidine(34) synthetase TilS: MQARDTMKTYHLLAPGDAVLAAFSGGADSTALLHLLCALREEWGLRVFAAHLNHGLRGEEADRDEAFVRARCVEWGVPCFVRRTDVRAEAARTGESEELCGRRLRYAFFAEQAEALGAKIATAHTLSDSVETMLLNLARGTGLAGLRGIPPVRGNIVRPLIETTRAEVEVYCAAHGLNYVTDSTNFSRAYGRNRIRLDVVPALRALNPALERTLARDMRLFARDEAVLEDLTASLLRAAAVPGGFAAEVLRASPLCARALAAAAAQTTGLRPEAVHVRAMEQLLRTGAGRTQLRGGWFAEIVRGVLSFSPGKEEPPAPFCRPLAPGVLENGPVRLKVTPVEHANVKKFESFCARYFKSVLDCDKIIGKAVIRTRRAGDFYHPAGRGVGKSLKKLFNEQAVPPSLRPYVPVAADETGIIWVGGFGPDARCAPDTGTRRVLFLAYDADTRKGATGDGGY, translated from the coding sequence ATGCAGGCGCGTGATACCATGAAAACATACCATCTGCTCGCACCGGGCGACGCTGTGCTGGCGGCATTTTCGGGCGGCGCCGATTCCACGGCGCTGCTGCACCTGCTCTGCGCGCTGCGTGAGGAATGGGGGCTGCGCGTGTTTGCCGCCCACCTCAACCACGGGCTGCGCGGAGAAGAAGCGGATCGGGACGAAGCGTTTGTCCGTGCGCGCTGTGTGGAATGGGGCGTGCCCTGCTTTGTGCGCCGCACCGACGTGCGCGCCGAGGCCGCCCGCACCGGCGAATCGGAGGAACTTTGCGGGCGCAGGTTGCGCTACGCTTTTTTTGCGGAGCAGGCGGAAGCGCTCGGCGCGAAGATCGCCACTGCCCATACTTTGAGCGACAGCGTGGAAACCATGCTGCTCAACCTTGCGCGGGGCACCGGTCTGGCGGGTCTGCGCGGCATCCCGCCGGTGCGCGGGAACATCGTGCGGCCACTCATCGAGACCACGCGCGCGGAGGTGGAGGTTTACTGCGCAGCGCACGGTCTCAATTATGTGACAGACAGCACCAATTTTTCCCGTGCCTATGGGCGCAACCGTATCCGGCTGGACGTGGTGCCCGCTCTGCGCGCGCTCAATCCCGCGCTGGAGCGTACCTTGGCCCGCGACATGCGCCTGTTCGCGCGGGATGAGGCGGTGCTGGAAGACCTCACCGCGTCCCTTCTGCGTGCTGCGGCGGTGCCGGGCGGTTTTGCGGCGGAGGTGCTGCGCGCGTCGCCGTTGTGCGCGCGGGCGCTGGCGGCCGCAGCCGCGCAGACGACCGGCCTGCGGCCCGAAGCCGTGCATGTGCGAGCCATGGAACAGTTGCTGCGCACGGGCGCGGGGCGCACGCAGCTGCGGGGCGGCTGGTTTGCCGAGATCGTGCGCGGAGTGCTTTCGTTTTCCCCAGGAAAAGAGGAACCGCCCGCGCCGTTTTGCCGGCCGCTTGCGCCCGGCGTACTGGAAAACGGCCCGGTTCGCCTGAAAGTCACGCCGGTCGAGCATGCAAATGTAAAAAAATTTGAAAGTTTTTGTGCACGCTATTTCAAAAGCGTTCTGGATTGTGATAAAATAATCGGTAAAGCGGTCATCCGTACCCGGCGGGCGGGGGATTTCTATCATCCGGCTGGGCGCGGCGTAGGAAAGTCTTTAAAAAAACTGTTCAATGAGCAAGCGGTTCCGCCGTCTTTGCGGCCGTATGTGCCGGTGGCGGCGGATGAAACCGGGATCATCTGGGTGGGCGGCTTCGGGCCGGACGCGCGCTGCGCGCCGGATACCGGCACCCGCCGGGTCCTGTTTCTCGCATATGATGCGGACACGCGGAAAGGGGCAACCGGTGACGGAGGATATTGA